In Monodelphis domestica isolate mMonDom1 chromosome 3, mMonDom1.pri, whole genome shotgun sequence, the following proteins share a genomic window:
- the LY6D gene encoding lymphocyte antigen 6D: protein MKSLLMLLAVAAITIGQVRALQCHVCESSDNCKKQVTCSSSSRFCKTSINYQSLSGNLVKKECVENCDPQNGEQYKILCCSSDLCNSKTGNSAPVHTILSHAVLALSLTLALVSVLY from the exons ATGAAGTCTCTCCTGATGCTCCTGGCAGTGGCCGCCATCACCATAGGACAAG TCCGGGCCCTCCAGTGTCACGTGTGTGAAAGCTCTGACAATTGCAAGAAGCAAGTAACCTGTTCTAGTTCTTCCCGGTTCTGCAAGACATCCATCAACT ACCAGTCATTGTCAGGAAACCTGGTGAAGAAGGAATGTGTTGAGAACTGTGATCCACAAAATGGTGAACAGTACAAGATCTTGTGCTGTTCATCAGACCTGTGCAACTCTAAAACTGGAAACTCAGCTCCTGTCCACACAATTCTCAGTCATGCTGTCCTGGCCCTCAGCCTTACCCTGGCACTGGTCTCTGTCCTCTATTGA